From Drosophila suzukii chromosome 2R, CBGP_Dsuzu_IsoJpt1.0, whole genome shotgun sequence, a single genomic window includes:
- the Idgf6 gene encoding imaginal disk growth factor 6: MIIKTIAIVSLCLASLQASKAAPQQPQVPKKHLVCYYDSASFVKEGLGKLVIDELEPALQFCDYLIYGYAGIERDSNKAVSLNQQLDLDLGKGLFRTVTRLKRKYPNVKILLSVGGDKDIDLDKDGKELSNKYLELLESPTGRTRFVNTVYSLVKTYGFDGLDVAWQFPKNKPKKVHSGIGSLWKGFKKVFSGDSIVDEKSEEHKEQFTALLRDVKNAFRPDNLLLSTTVLPNVNSSLFYDIPAVVNYLDFVNLGAFDFFTPQRNPEVADYIAPIYELSERNPEFNVAYQVKYWLRNNCPGSKINVGVATYGRPWKLTDDSGETGVPPVKEVKDEAPVGGNTQVAGIYSWPEVCALLPNQNNAYLKGANAPLTKVQDPAKRFGSYAYRAADKKGDNGIWISFEDPDTAADKAGYVRTENLGGVALFDLSYDDFRGLCTNEKYPILRAVKYRLTN, translated from the exons ATGATCATTAAAACCATAGCGATCGTATCGCTCTGCCTGGCCAGCCTTCAGGCCTCAAAGGCGGCTCCCCAACAGCCTCAGGTGCCCAAGAAACACCTGGTCTGCTACTACGATTCCGCCAGTTTTGTCAAGGAAG GTCTGGGCAAACTGGTGATCGATGAATTGGAGCCGGCTCTGCAGTTCTGCGACTATCTGATCTACGGCTACGCGGGAATCGAGCGGGACTCCAACAAGGCGGTGAGTCTGAACCAGCAGTTGGACCTCGACCTGGGCAAGGGACTGTTCCGCACGGTGACCCGCTTGAAGCGCAAGTACCCCAATGTCAAGATCCTGCTGAGCGTGGGCGGTGACAAGGACATTGACCTGGACAAGGATGGCAAGGAGCTGAGCAACAAGTACCTGGAGCTGCTGGAGAGCCCCACGGGTCGCACTCGTTTCGTGAACACGGTGTACTCTCTGGTGAAAACCTACGGATTCGATGGTCTGGACGTGGCCTGGCAGTTCCCCAAGAACAAGCCCAAGAAGGTGCACAGTGGCATTGGCAGCCTGTGGAAGGGATTCAAGAAGGTCTTCTCTGGGGATTCCATCGTGGATGAGAAGTCCGAGGAGCACAAGGAGCAGTTCACCGCTCTCCTCCGAGATGTTAAGAATGCCTTCCGCCCCGACAACCTGCTACTCTCCACCACCGTTCTGCCCAATGTGAACTCATCTT TGTTCTATGACATCCCTGCCGTGGTCAACTACCTGGACTTTGTGAACCTGGGCGCCTTCGACTTCTTCACACCCCAGCGTAATCCCGAGGTGGCCGACTATATCGCCCCCATCTATGAGCTCAGCGAGCGCAATCCCGAGTTCAATGTGGCCTACCAGGTGAAATACTGGCTGCGAAACAACTGCCCCGGCAGCAAGATCAATGTGGGCGTGGCCACCTACGGTCGTCCCTGGAAACTGACTGATGACTCCGGCGAGACTGGAGTTCCCCCCGTCAAGGAGGTCAAGGATGAAGCCCCCGTGGGTGGCAACACCCAGGTGGCTGGCATCTACAGCTGGCCGGAGGTCTGTGCCCTGCTGCCCAACCAGAACAACGCCTATCTTAAGGGAGCCAATGCCCCGTTGACCAAGGTTCAGGATCCCGCCAAGCGTTTCGGATCGTATGCCTACAGGGCGGCCGATAAGAAGGGCGATAATGGCATATGGATAAGCTTCGAGGATCCCGATACCGCCGCCGATAAGGCCGGCTATGTGCGCACCGAAAACCTAGGTGGAGTGGCCCTGTTCGACTTGTCCTACGACGATTTCCGAGGACTCTGCACCAACGAGAAGTACCCCATCCTCAGGGCGGTCAAATACCGTCTGACCAACTAA